In Amycolatopsis methanolica 239, a single genomic region encodes these proteins:
- a CDS encoding helix-turn-helix transcriptional regulator, with protein MILLDEPTERVCAAIKSGQLAPVRLAIMAPGGYGKTAVLDHLAGAPGVRLVDDAHLLTDAELSEVARQLDDESAGLVIAARPHPRPSALNQVLGRLTGQLVLRPFDRLRTETFLARAGRPLAVDTVLAQTGGVPGFVRLLAGGDGELVAAFRHELDQAGEDSLCYLLAVEAGADPDLLAALKLPASTVEAVRATGYLGPDGRLLPVAARALRELVPADRRIALRLRLIRRQLDRSGPVLSLVRPLIGTGVTGADVATAFEVAAGEAAGDPALAARLYEAAVRAGRPTAAVGTRWAEAVARTGDFDTALQLADQVIAADDAVDRAEGAQVAGAALAHRGQLARSAELFQWSDTAVARCFAVIGLTGSGRLAEAEKLLGKSAVDGPPTLLAGAVSSAARGVLESVTDQPTVALSTLIRSAEMLEPVSDRVLLPDSPAALGALVALHSGEAAIAEPLLERAVSSGVLVPRHRLLLAWIAMLRGDEEGATAQLRSAGEQLSPRDWLFAVGLRVGLARRSSDLAGLRRIWIQAREAVVRHPVDLFTFLPFGEFEVAAARLGERDRLAPHLRQARELLAGLGNPPLWASALHWSGLHAAVIAEQPEEAAAHAAALSEAASAGPYFATIARAAQCWLEVLGGEVDAVAVETAARDLHGVGLCWDGARLAGQAAIRTSDRKAMVTLLDCARVLQGRPGREAVEHTGGVRLSERERQVAELVVAGLTYKQIGDRLFISAKTVEHHMARMRQRLGAGSRGELLAELREIVQVAS; from the coding sequence GTGATCCTGCTGGACGAACCCACCGAGCGGGTCTGCGCGGCGATCAAATCCGGTCAGCTCGCGCCGGTCCGCCTCGCGATCATGGCCCCTGGCGGTTACGGCAAAACCGCCGTGCTCGACCACCTCGCCGGCGCCCCCGGCGTGCGGCTGGTCGACGACGCCCACCTGCTCACCGACGCCGAACTGTCCGAAGTGGCCCGTCAGCTCGACGACGAGTCGGCCGGTCTGGTCATCGCGGCCCGCCCGCACCCGCGGCCGTCCGCGCTGAACCAGGTGCTCGGCCGTCTGACCGGGCAGCTCGTGCTGCGGCCGTTCGACCGGCTGCGCACGGAGACGTTCCTGGCGAGGGCCGGGCGGCCGCTGGCGGTCGACACGGTGCTGGCGCAGACCGGCGGCGTGCCGGGCTTCGTGCGCCTGCTGGCCGGTGGCGACGGTGAGCTGGTCGCGGCGTTCCGGCACGAGCTGGACCAGGCCGGTGAGGATTCGCTGTGCTACCTGCTCGCGGTCGAGGCCGGGGCCGATCCGGACCTGCTCGCCGCGTTGAAGCTGCCCGCCTCGACGGTCGAAGCGGTGCGCGCGACCGGGTACCTCGGGCCGGACGGCCGGTTGCTGCCGGTCGCCGCGCGCGCCCTGCGTGAGCTGGTGCCCGCGGACCGGCGGATCGCGTTGCGGCTGCGGCTGATCCGGCGGCAGCTCGACCGCAGCGGGCCGGTGCTGAGCCTGGTCCGGCCGCTGATCGGGACGGGCGTCACCGGGGCGGACGTCGCGACGGCGTTCGAGGTGGCCGCCGGCGAGGCGGCCGGCGATCCGGCGCTGGCCGCGCGGTTGTACGAGGCGGCGGTGCGGGCCGGGCGGCCGACGGCGGCGGTGGGCACCCGATGGGCGGAGGCGGTCGCGCGGACCGGGGACTTCGACACGGCCCTGCAGCTGGCCGACCAGGTGATCGCCGCGGACGACGCGGTGGACCGGGCCGAGGGGGCGCAGGTCGCGGGCGCGGCGCTGGCGCACCGGGGCCAGCTGGCGCGCAGCGCGGAGCTGTTCCAGTGGTCCGACACGGCCGTGGCGCGCTGCTTCGCGGTGATCGGCCTGACCGGCTCCGGGCGGCTGGCGGAGGCGGAGAAGCTGCTCGGCAAGTCCGCTGTGGACGGTCCGCCGACGCTGCTCGCGGGCGCGGTGTCGTCGGCGGCTCGTGGTGTCCTGGAGTCGGTGACGGACCAGCCGACGGTGGCACTGTCCACTTTGATCCGTTCGGCTGAGATGCTGGAGCCGGTGTCGGACCGGGTGCTGCTGCCGGACAGCCCGGCGGCGCTGGGCGCACTGGTGGCGTTGCACTCGGGTGAGGCGGCGATCGCGGAGCCGTTGCTGGAGCGGGCGGTGTCGTCGGGGGTGCTGGTGCCGCGGCACCGGTTGCTGCTGGCGTGGATCGCGATGCTGCGTGGCGACGAGGAGGGCGCGACCGCGCAGTTGCGGTCGGCGGGGGAGCAGTTGTCGCCGCGGGATTGGTTGTTCGCGGTGGGGTTGCGGGTCGGGCTGGCGCGCCGGTCGAGCGATCTGGCCGGGTTGCGGCGGATCTGGATCCAGGCGCGCGAGGCGGTGGTCCGGCACCCGGTCGACCTGTTCACGTTCCTGCCGTTTGGGGAGTTCGAGGTGGCGGCTGCGCGGCTGGGGGAGCGGGACCGGCTGGCGCCCCACCTGAGGCAGGCGCGGGAGTTGCTGGCCGGGCTGGGGAATCCGCCGTTGTGGGCGAGCGCGTTGCACTGGAGCGGCCTGCACGCGGCGGTGATCGCGGAGCAGCCGGAGGAGGCCGCCGCGCACGCCGCGGCGTTGTCGGAGGCCGCGTCGGCGGGCCCGTACTTCGCGACGATCGCCCGCGCGGCGCAGTGCTGGCTGGAGGTGCTGGGCGGCGAGGTCGACGCCGTGGCAGTCGAGACGGCGGCGCGTGACCTGCACGGGGTGGGCCTGTGCTGGGATGGCGCGCGGCTGGCCGGGCAGGCGGCGATCCGGACGTCCGACCGGAAGGCGATGGTGACCCTGCTGGATTGTGCCCGTGTGCTCCAGGGCCGGCCGGGCCGGGAGGCGGTGGAGCACACGGGCGGGGTGCGCCTGAGCGAGCGGGAGCGGCAGGTCGCGGAGCTCGTGGTCGCCGGGCTCACGTACAAGCAGATCGGTGATCGCCTGTTCATCTCGGCGAAGACGGTCGAGCACCACATGGCGCGGATGCGCCAGCGCCTGGGCGCCGGAAGCCGCGGCGAGCTGCTGGCCGAGCTGCGGGAGATCGTGCAGGTGGCGTCCTAG
- a CDS encoding L,D-transpeptidase, with product MTVKKMVLAAAAVAAALVLTACGNAAEQAADVQQVAATTPAPTTSALPATTTPAAPAPATSSSTPAPSTSSKTSTSKKTTSTTTKAKAAPAGVPCSATVDACVDLSAKKAWLLRDGQVVYGPVQIMPGSAGNPTPVGTFRVSGKVKDYHSREFDAPMPNSVFFKPGIAFHQGSLSKYSHGCIHLSPSASQKFFGTLASGDTVQVVR from the coding sequence GTGACCGTCAAGAAGATGGTGCTGGCCGCGGCGGCTGTTGCCGCCGCACTGGTGCTCACGGCCTGTGGGAACGCCGCCGAGCAGGCTGCGGACGTGCAGCAGGTCGCCGCGACCACCCCTGCCCCCACCACGAGCGCGCTGCCCGCGACCACCACTCCGGCCGCACCCGCGCCGGCCACCAGCAGCTCCACCCCTGCGCCGTCGACCAGCTCGAAGACCTCCACCTCGAAGAAGACCACCAGCACGACGACCAAGGCGAAGGCCGCCCCCGCCGGGGTGCCCTGCTCTGCCACCGTCGACGCGTGCGTGGACCTCTCGGCGAAGAAGGCGTGGCTCCTCCGCGATGGCCAGGTCGTCTACGGCCCGGTCCAGATCATGCCCGGCTCGGCCGGCAACCCGACCCCCGTCGGCACCTTCCGCGTCTCCGGGAAGGTCAAGGACTACCACAGCCGCGAGTTCGACGCCCCCATGCCGAACTCGGTCTTCTTCAAGCCCGGCATCGCCTTCCACCAGGGCAGCCTCAGCAAGTACTCGCACGGCTGCATCCACCTGTCACCCAGCGCGTCGCAGAAGTTCTTCGGCACCCTGGCGTCCGGGGACACCGTGCAGGTCGTCCGCTAG